The Oryzias latipes chromosome 1, ASM223467v1 genome contains a region encoding:
- the LOC101165285 gene encoding beta-crystallin B1: protein MSAGGEKSKSASQTDGKAAQSKKSEMGMTSYKMCVYDQENFQGRCMEINAECVNVCDMGMDRVRSLRVHCGPFVGFEQMNFCGEMFILERGEYPRWDSWSNCQKNDYLLSFRPVRMDPEKHKICLYEVGEYKGRKMEIMDDDVPSLFSYGFTDRVGSILVSCGTWVGYQFPGYRGSQYVLEKGDYRHFNEFGARCPQMQSIRRIRDMQWHPHGCYN from the exons ATGTCTGCTGGAGGAGAGAAGTCCAAGTCTGCTTCCCAGACTGATGGGAAAGCTGCTCAGAGCAAGAAATCGGAGATGGGCATGACGTCCTACAAG ATGTGTGTGTACGATCAGGAGAACTTCCAGGGCCGCTGCATGGAGATCAATGCCGAGTGTGTCAATGTGTGTGACATGGGCATGGACAGGGTGCGCTCCCTGCGCGTCCACTGTGGGCC CTTTGTGGGCTTTGAACAGATGAACTTCTGTGGAGAAATGTTCATTTTGGAGAGAGGAGAGTATCCTCGCTGGGACTCCTGGAGTAACTGTCAGAAGAATGACTACTTGCTGTCCTTTAGACCTGTGCGAATG GACCCTGAGAAGCACAAGATCTGTCTGTATGAAGTTGGAGAGTACAAAGGTCGCAAGATGGAGATCATGGACGATGATGTTCCCAGCCTTTTCTCTTATGGTTTCACAGACAGAGTGGGCAGCATCTTGGTCAGCTGTGGAAC ctggGTTGGTTATCAGTTCCCTGGCTACCGAGGCAGTCAGTACGTGCTGGAGAAGGGTGATTACAGGCATTTCAATGAGTTTGGTGCTCGATGCCCTCAGATGCAGTCTATTAGACGCATCCGGGACATGCAGTGGCATCCACATGGCTGCTACAACTAA
- the unc93b1 gene encoding protein unc-93 homolog B1 has protein sequence MMEATEQEDHIADAGQFVAPPNGGVNELLDMGEDNMQGQMEEFLGPQAQYNEEEEERKYYRRKRLGVIKNVVAASLGAMMVYSVYMGLLQMQLILHYDMTYREVKYSNLGLEDIDRKMLMGINVTPIIGLLYTPVLIRFFGTKWIMFLASGIYALFVSTNYWERYYTLVPSAVAIGVAIVPLWASLGNYITRMAQQYYEYANYKEEHVQEQKKLPKGACHSYIIIFQSVFYLIFNLSLVFAELPMRLVLNSHLHENKYILANVKVCGAEIRGMIPGFNTTVLTNLPHSMLLIKVESVLMGFALLAMIIFLVLCGPAYRPTEEIDLRSIGWGNIFQLPFKHLRDYRLRLLCPFFIYSGLEVLFAITGFSLSYGVCILGLKKLWLLIVVYGLSSSVFSSLSLFLLRLPRWLCLLGGAAVHAVLIIALLAFSSKPDQPEYLGPLLVISVLWGLGTALNKTGVSILLGMLYAEEKERLDFIYTIYHWWQAIAIFIVYLWSGLPMRAKLSILLATLLLSCYCYCVMERRMAKKVQHRLPRIPRPRHKVKGYRYLEEDNSDESDSEKSVEEENDENIEEMPSADGEEEEQDAGTEGADSPRVWRRGARGQQHRWEDGHLQGAEEEEKQVVE, from the exons ATG ATGGAGGCAACAGAGCAGGAAGACCACATTGCAGATGCCGGCCAGTTTGTAGCGCCTCCTAACGGTGGAGTGAATGAACTGCTGGATATGGGAGAAGACAACATGCAGGGTCAG ATGGAGGAGTTTCTAGGTCCCCAGGCGCAGTacaatgaggaggaggaggaaaggaaATACTACAGAAGAAAGAGGCTGGGGGTCATCAAGAATGTGGTTGCAGCCAGTTTGGGAGCCATGATGGTTTACAGCGTTTACATGG GCCTACTGCAGATGCAGCTCATCCTTCATTATGACATGACCTACAGAGAAGTGAAATACAGTAACCTGGGCCTGGAAGACATCGACAGGAAGATGCTGATGGGGATCAATGTTACTCCCATCATTGGCCTCCTGTACACCCCTGTCCTCATCAG GTTTTTCGGTACTAAATGGATAATGTTCCTGGCCTCTGGGATCTATGCTCTCTTTGTCTCAACCAACTACTGGGAGCGTTATTACACGCTGGTACCTTCAGCTGTGGCCATCGGTGTGGCCATTGTCCCGCTTTGGGCATCCTTGGGCAATTACATTACCAG GATGGCGCAGCAGTACTACGAGTACGCCAACTACAAAGAGGAGCACGTGCAGGAGCAGAAGAAGCTTCCAAAGGGGGCGTGCCACAGCTACATCATCATCTTTCAGTCTGTCTTCTACCTCATCTTCAAT CTGAGTTTAGTCTTCGCTGAGCTTCCGATGCGCCTCGTCCTCAACAGCCACCTGCATGAGAACAAGTACATCCTCGCTAACGTGAAAGTTTGCG GTGCAGAGATCAGGGGAATGATCCCGGGCTTCAACACCACCGTGCTGACCAACCTTCCCCACTCCATGCTGCTCATCAAGGTGGAGAGTGTCCTCATGGGCTTCGCCCTTCTTGCCATGATCATT TTCCTTGTGCTTTGTGGCCCCGCCTATCGCCCAACGGAGGAGATTGACCTTCGAAGCATTGGCTGGGGTAACATCTTTCAGCTGCCCTTTAAACACCTGAGAGACTACCGCCTGCGGCTGCTCTGCCCCTTTTTTATCTACAGTGGATTAGAAGTGCTGTTCGCCATCACAGGATTCTCCCTG TCATATGGCGTCTGCATTCTGGGCCTGAAGAAGCTGTGGCTCCTCATCGTTGTCTACGGCCTCTCCAGCTCCGTGTTCtcctccctctctcttttcctGCTGCGCCTCCCTCGTTGGCTGTGTCTGCTTGGAggtgctgcagtgcatgcagtGCTAATTATTGCCCTTCTGGCGTTTTCTTCCAAACCTGACCAACCAGAGTATTTGGGGCCCCTGCTGGTGATTTCTGTGCTGTGGGGACTCGGCACTGCTCTGAACAAGACGGGAGTAAGCA TTCTTCTTGGTATGTTGTATGCTGAGGAAAAGGAGCGGCTGGACTTCATCTACACCATCTATCACTGGTGGCAAGCCATTGCCATCTTCATCGTCTACCTCTGGTCTGGCCTGCCTATGAGG GCCAAACTCTCTATCCTGCTGGCCACATTACTGCTGTCCTGCTATTGCTACTGTGTGATGGAGCGTCGGATGGCCAAGAAAGTTCAGCACAGACTGCCTCGCATTCCTCGCCCACGACACAAG GTAAAAGGCTACCGTTACCTGGAAGAGGACAACTCAGATGAATCTGATTCAGAGAAAAGTGTGGAAGAGGAGAATGATGAAAACATTGAAGAGATGCCATCAGCAGATGGGGAGGAAGAGGAACAGGATGCTGGGACAGAGGGAGCTGACTCACCCAGAGTCTGGAGGAGAGGGGCCAGGGGTCAACAGCACAGATGGGAAGATGGCCACCTCCAGGGGgccgaggaagaggagaagcaaGTAGTAGAATAA